One window of Nymphaea colorata isolate Beijing-Zhang1983 chromosome 1, ASM883128v2, whole genome shotgun sequence genomic DNA carries:
- the LOC116263581 gene encoding divinyl chlorophyllide a 8-vinyl-reductase, chloroplastic-like, translating into FSGSLTACGCCYHRHSLALSPPPSPFTAQLRGSNVCFSDVTELSALQRSLEGLDTRIDVVVSCFASRSGGVKDSWKIDYEATKNSLVAGKKFGAVHFVLLPAICVQKPLLEFQRAKLKFEAELQQEAENGDFTYNIVRPTAFFMSLGGQVELVKDGKPYVMFGDGKLCACKPINEEDLASFIADCISCEDKINKILPIGGPGKALTPLEQGELLFKLLGKEPKFLKVPIGMIDFVIGILDFLVKFFLSLADAAEFGRIGRYYAAESMLLLNPEDE; encoded by the coding sequence TTCAGTGGTTCCTTGACTGCTTGCGGCTGTTGCTACCATCGCCACTCGCTGGCGTTGTCGCCACCACCGTCGCCCTTCACTGCTCAGCTGAGGGGATCCAACGTTTGCTTTTCGGATGTAACTGAATTGAGTGCTCTTCAGAGATCTCTGGAGGGCTTGGACACCAGAATCGATGTAGTCGTCTCGTGCTTTGCCAGTCGATCTGGTGGTGTTAAGGACTCCTGGAAGATCGACTATGAAGCGACAAAAAATAGTCTCGTTGCGGGTAAAAAATTCGGGGCTGTTCATTTTGTTCTGTTGCCTGCAATATGTGTTCAGAAGCCCCTCCTTGAATTTCAAAGAGCGAAGCTGAAGTTTGAGGCAGAATTGCAGCAggaagcagaaaatggggaTTTCACCTACAACATTGTGAGGCCGACGGCTTTCTTCATGAGTTTAGGTGGGCAGGTTGAGTTGGTAAAGGATGGAAAGCCATATGTAATGTTCGGAGATGGCAAACTATGCGCCTGTAAACCCATCAACGAAGAGGATTTGGCCTCTTTCATTGCTGACTGCATCTCTTGTGAAGATAAAATTAACAAGATTCTCCCAATTGGTGGACCAGGAAAGGCATTAACACCACTTGAGCAGGGAGAATTGTTGTTCAAACTTTTGGGCAAGGAACCCAAGTTTCTGAAAGTTCCAATAGGAATGATAGACTTTGTAATCGGCattcttgattttttggttAAATTCTTCCTTTCTCTGGCAGATGCTGCAGAATTTGGAAGAATTGGAAGGTATTATGCTGCAGAAAGTATGTTGCTGCTTAACCCAGAAGATGAATGA